One window of the Pedobacter ginsengisoli genome contains the following:
- a CDS encoding PASTA domain-containing protein: MGKFISYLKTNSFRNNLIAAVITVAVILFIAFFSLRYYTKHGQGLNVPSLKGLSFTQAVSKLEQLGLRYEVDSVYIGDTPPGTVIDQDPNPETFVKDNRTIYLTVSMNRAPNVKFPDVEFKSLRQAQAIIESFGLKLGDTTYKPDVSRDVVLQASFGNQPIKVGEMIPKGSRIDFLLGDGKGNEEVDIPTLIGLTKDEALFALRNGAMLNLGSVTYEGVITDSANAVIIKQDPFVTDSVTKVKIGTLVNITLSNKK, encoded by the coding sequence ATGGGCAAATTCATATCTTATTTAAAAACAAATTCATTTAGAAACAACCTTATTGCAGCAGTAATTACTGTTGCTGTAATTTTATTTATCGCATTCTTTAGCTTAAGGTATTACACCAAACATGGTCAGGGTTTAAACGTACCTTCACTTAAAGGCTTATCGTTTACACAAGCCGTTAGTAAACTGGAACAGTTAGGTTTACGATACGAGGTTGATTCTGTTTATATTGGCGACACCCCTCCGGGAACAGTTATAGATCAGGATCCGAACCCTGAAACTTTTGTAAAAGACAACCGGACAATTTACTTGACGGTGAGCATGAACAGGGCTCCAAATGTTAAGTTTCCGGATGTAGAATTTAAATCGCTAAGACAGGCTCAGGCAATAATTGAAAGTTTTGGCCTAAAACTTGGAGATACCACTTACAAGCCAGACGTAAGCAGAGATGTTGTATTACAGGCTTCATTTGGCAACCAACCAATTAAAGTTGGAGAAATGATCCCTAAAGGATCAAGAATAGACTTTTTATTGGGCGATGGTAAAGGAAATGAAGAAGTAGACATCCCAACACTTATTGGTTTAACTAAAGATGAAGCATTATTCGCCCTAAGAAACGGTGCAATGCTAAACCTTGGATCAGTAACTTACGAAGGTGTAATTACCGATTCGGCAAATGCTGTAATTATTAAACAAGACCCGTTTGTTACGGATTCTGTTACTAAAGTTAAAATCGGAACACTGGTAAACATTACATTATCTAACAAAAAATAA